One window of Sardina pilchardus chromosome 2, fSarPil1.1, whole genome shotgun sequence genomic DNA carries:
- the rgs18 gene encoding regulator of G-protein signaling 18, translating into METLLFLFPHFNFSAPEEEAYFNMFDPGDDNALLRDSNLRQKEKDRKSRFSLLLSKSGSHENVSPEKKATSKVNSISTDTALKWSDSFEDLLNDSDGVNTFTQFLRTEFSEENIEFWLACEDYKTTESKTKLLTKAKQIYVVFIDNDSPKEINIDHSTRVAIQKSIAQPTPTCFDSAQGKIYALMKKDCYPRFLKSEIYLSLTRRKAPGAMTRRRSRSFVFNDRGDPTSGSESWL; encoded by the exons ATGGAGACCTTGCTTTTTCTATTTCCTCACTTCAACTTTTCAGCCCCCGAGGAGGAAGCATATTTCAACATGTTCGACCCAGGAGATGACAATGCTCTGTTGAGGGACAGCAATTTAAG acaaaaagagaaagatcgGAAAAGCAGATTCAGTCTACTACTCTCCAAATCCGGTTCTCATGAAAATGTCAGCCCAGAGAAGAAGGCAACCTCAAAGGTTAACAG CATATCAACAGACACTGCATTGAAATGGAGTGATTCTTTTGAAGATCTGCTAAATGATTCAG ATGGTGTTAATACTTTCACCCAGTTCCTTCGCACAGAGTTCAGTGAGGAGAACATTGAGTTCTGGCTCGCCTGTGAGGACTACAAGACAACTGAATCAAAGACCAAACTGCTCACCAAAGCCAAGCAGATCTACGTTGTGTTCATAGACAATGACTCTCCAAAGGAG ATTAACATTGACCACTCAACCCGAGTTGCCATCCAGAAAAGCATCGCCCAGCCCACCCCCACCTGTTTCGACTCGGCACAGGGCAAAATCTATGCCCTCATGAAGAAAGACTGCTACCCACGATTCCTCAAATCAGAGATCTACCTGAGCCTGACCAGGAGAAAAGCCCCAGGTGCTATGACAAGGAGGCGGTCCCGGTCCTTTGTTTTCAATGATCGAGGTGACCCAACATCTGGGTCAGAGTCATGGCTATAG
- the rgs1 gene encoding regulator of G-protein signaling 21 — MAIKFCCFSKDPLADPDAWSESIDKLLTCKVGQAAFQEFLRSEYSEENILFWLACEEYKRIKNTPEMITSANRIYTEFVQVEAPKQINIDCTTRANITKNICQPNLNSFDTAQRLIYSLMARDCYPRFLKSDVYQSILRTRG; from the exons ATGGCCATAAA ATTTTGTTGCTTTTCTAAAGACCCACTAGCGGATCCTGATGCTTGGAGTGAATCAATAGACAAACTATTGACCTGCAAAG ttggtcagGCAGCTTTCCAGGAGTTCCTGAGGTCGGagtacagtgaggagaacattCTGTTCTGGCTGGCCTGCGAGGAGTACAAGAGGATCAAGAACACTCCAGAGATGATCACCTCCGCAAACAGAATATACACAGAGTTTGTGCAAGTGGAGGCCCCCAAACAG ATCAACATTGACTGTACCACCAGGGCAAACATAACCAAGAACATTTGCCAGCCCAACCTGAACTCATTTGATACAGCACAAAGGCTAATATATAGTCTTATGGCTAGAGACTGTTACCCAAGGTTCTTAAAATCTGATGTCTACCAAAGTATTTTGAGAACTAGAGGCTGA
- the LOC134062298 gene encoding regulator of G-protein signaling 21-like, whose protein sequence is MPWLIIPSIEEDSRSTMKRLEMRGQSKNKDYKKQLNCRGKLQPGEAQLWSQSLDNLLKSKYGMAAFQAFLKLEFSYENIEFWLICEEYKKIRSSRLTSKAKKIFECYIEANAPKEINIDHHTRDHIRENVRTPNTSCFDEAQKIVYRLMEKDSYPRFLRSDIYNSLVASAEARSS, encoded by the exons ATGCCCTGGTTGATAATCCCATCGATCGAAGAGGATAGCAGAAGTACCATGAAACGACTCGAGATGCGGGGACAGAGCAA AAACAAGGACTACAAGAAGCAATTAAACTGCAGAGGAAA ACTTCAACCTGGTGAAGCTCAACTGTGGTCTCAATCACTCGACAATCTGCTGAAATCGAAAT ATGGAATGGCAGCTTTCCAGGCTTTCCTGAAGCTAGAGTTCAGCTATGAGAACATCGAGTTTTGGTTGATCTGCGAAGAATACAAGAAAATCAGGAGTTCTCGGCTCACATCAAAGGCCAAGAAGATATTTGAGTGTTACATCGAAGCTAATGCTCCCAAGGAG ATTAACATTGACCATCACACCAGAGACCACATCAGGGAAAATGTGAGGACCCCCAACACATCCTGTTTCGACGAGGCCCAGAAAATTGTGTACAGGCTCATGGAGAAGGACTCCTACCCCAGGTTTCTGCGCTCTGACATTTACAACTCTCTGGTTGCCTCCGCTGAGGCCCGGTCAAGCTGA
- the LOC134100585 gene encoding regulator of G-protein signaling 21-like, with translation MDLVQSEDTTSMFYPGYGQIIHKSWKPRIHIHLQSLTKTTIQKKLKGPTAADVNLWTESFERLLTNQNGQMAFKAFLKSEFCEENLEFWLACEEFKCLKTKEILASTAVDIYEQFIKTDSPKQINLDFHTRDCITQSLQHPTTSCFVAAQRKIYHLMESDTYPRFIQSDFYKELRKIACTGIKKNRRRILH, from the exons ATGGACCTTGTGCAGTCTGAAGATACCACTTCAATGTTTTATCCAGGCTATGGACAAATAAT ACACAAATCATGGAAACCCCGAATTCATATCCACTTACAAAGTCTGACAAAAACTACAATACAAAAGAAACTCAAAGG GCCAACTGCTGCTGATGTGAACCTCTGGACTGAATCTTTTGAGCGCCTTTTGACTAACCAGA ATGGACAAATGGCATTCAAAGCATTTCTGAAGTCAGAGTTCTGTGAAGAGAATTTAGAGTTTTGGCTTGCCTGTGAAGAATTTAAATGcctgaaaacaaaagaaatactGGCTTCCACAGCTGTTGACATTTATGAACAATTCATCAAAACGGACTCTCCAAAACAG ATTAATTTGGATTTTCACACAAGAGACTGCATCACACAGAGCCTCCAGCACCCTACCACCTCCTGTTTTGTTGCGGCACAGAGGAAAATATATCACCTAATGGAGAGTGACACTTATCCTCGTTTCATCCAGTCAGACTTTTACAAAGAACTACGCAAAATAGCCTGCACGGGAATCAAAAAGAATCGCAGAAGAATTCTGCATTGA